ATTAGGCAAAAAGGACAGAAGGCaaaggggaggtggggaggaagctGAAAGTGAGCCAAGCTGTTGCTGGCAGCCCTTGTCTCGGTGCTAAACCTACTGctttgagagagaccaggcaggggaGGGACTTTGTTTTGttgagaggagaaggagaaaagaaacttgAAACTGGCTTCCCTTGTGGCATGTCTGTGTCCTGAACATCCTCTCCCCACCCTGCTGTTTGTTAAATGAAAGCACGTGAAGAACATGAGGTTGCCTGCTTGAGAGGGAGGGCAGTACTGGACTgggtgaggaaggaggaaggcaagTTGTGGTTTTGTGGTGTGGTTTACACCGAGATCAGAGCCTAGTGTGCCTGGGGGTGGGAGCAGAAAGAGAAAGGGCATCTGATGCCAGCTGCCAATATGACAGAAaccctgcagctcccagcactgCAAGTCCCAGAGCAGCAGGTGGTGGAAGGTGGCCGTGCCTGGTCCAGTTCGTCCACCCCAACCCTGCGCAGGAAGCGCTTCAAGATGAGGCGGATGAAgaaagtgcaggagcagagtcTGGAGGCCAGCAGGTATCAGGATTCTCCTTCCTCCAGCAAGGAATACCTGCAGCTCCCATCCATTGAAATCACCCCTTCCAGTGATGAGGACACTCCCTGGTCCAACTGCTCCACACCCAGTGCCTCCCCGCGGCGCAAGCGCTTCCTCCTTCGGAAGTGGCTGCGTGTGAGAGAGAAGAAGGAATACAGTGAGAGCAGGTATGTTTTTTGGCCGCTCGCCCTCCCCTGCTTCCAAGAAGAGCCTGTTCACAATAGGTAGGTAGGGTCTGTTGTTCCCCTAGTAATCTTGGCGTGCTTTTCCCTGGGACTTTGTCCTCACCTATTGGCTGGAAGGCGTAATGTAAGTTGATTGGACTTGCTGATGCCAGACCAGATGGCCTAATCCTTATGTGCAAACAGTAGGCACGTTAGGCAGCGATAGGATCTGTCCTTGCTCACGGTTCTCTGCGTACCTCCTATAGGTAATACAGAGCCAGTGAAAAGAACTTGCTTCTGAGTGAGGGAGGCTGTCCTGAAAAAGTGGGTGATCAGACTTAACCTCATTAAGATGTCCTGCAGAGACCCTTGAGAGAGAGGAGGTGACTTCTCTGCTGGGATTACCAGGACAGGGAGTGATGATGCCAAATCTTTGtcagtggtttttttggtgatgtTCATTCTTACCACTGAGATGTTCTCTGAAATCCTTCCTTCATTAGCTGATATTAGGAGAAGGTGAGGACAATAGAGAAACAAGGTAGCCTTGTGGCTAGTACATGGGTCTGCATGTCAAGATGTCTGGGTTCAGCTCTTGGCTGCTTTACAGGCTTGGGAGTCACTCAGCCCTTTGGCTCAAAAGGGGACAAATAATTAATAAAGACTCCCAAGAGCTTGTCAACACAGGAAAATTAATGCCCAGGGAGTTATTGTGTGGCCACATGAAGAAAAAGCTATACCTTATGTAATCAGGGTCTACAACAGGCAGTGTAGTTTACCTTTAATGGGAGAGTGGAATAATCTATCTTTCCTGGAGGCCCAAAATACACAAGACACTTCAAAGGTTTCTCTTGAGAAATTAGCACATTATAAATCCTTATACTAGCTTAGTGGGGGgccaatttttcttttgttgctttgCAACTCCCATGCAGCCTTCTGTGTGGGTTTATGCCTGAAAGTATGTACTGTACTTCCATATGTTTCTGCACCCAACATACTAGATGGACTCACTGACTGCTGTGTTGCTCGAGTGTTTATAGGACAGAGCTTTTTTTTCTACTAATATTCACTCTGATTATGTGGTAACTCTTCTCACATGAGGTCCCTTTAGCAAGGTCAGTCTGTGATTTTAAGTTTGGAGGAAGTTTCATCAATAAATGCATGCCATCGAGGATTTGATAATCCCTCTCTTAAAAAGTTACCATTGAACAACATCTCTGGTTGAGAAATATTACTGATTTTCACTTAACTGTGGTGATACAAGTAGTGATTCAGTTatagaaaacaggagaaagataATGCACAGGGCATATGCTGAAGTGTCAGAATCACAACGTTAgtgtatgaagttcaacagagaatggcttttcagctgaaaatgtgtAACAGAACTTGGTTCATTCTTGTACACGTGATATCTCCATGGCCATGCTGATAGCTTTCTGCTTATTCATCACTGAGGCATTTCTGCCTTAACCCTGGTTATGTTTTTGAAGCAGTGAGTGGAAAAAAGTTGATGTGGTTGATGGATTAAGTGGCATTAGCATACCAAAGCCAGCATGGCACCTCCTCTCTTCGAATGTAGCAGGCTCCAAATCTTATCCCTTTTGCAATGGGAAAGATGATGTTTTTCCAATGGAATTCTTCCTTTCTAGTGGGGGGGGGATGATGACAAAAAACAGTTTGCCAGTCACTTTGCACTGAGCCTCTGGGCTTGCAGAATGCAAAGATCATTGCTGGGCTTTCAAAACTCAGCAGGCATGGAAAcaacacagagaaagcagaatCTGTGGGGAGTTAGTCATAGAAAAAGTGATGAACCCTAAAGGATTTTGTGGCGTTAATTTGCAAGAGACTAGCAGCTAGTGCTGTGGGGTAAACCTTCCTGTGCCCCAAAGCTGTTGTATGTGAAACCCTGTTCTAAAATAGCAGGGCAGGAAGCTGGCTTTATGAAAGCAGGTAGATACTGCCTGTTTGCCTTCCTCTACTTTAGACTGGGTCATCTAGAGCACTGGCTCTCTCTTGCTGCTGTTTTATTATGTTGTTGCTGTTTGTAACAGATGGTAGTTACGTCATTTACTGTACTTATCACTTGTTTAAATGCAACAGGGACTACCGTACTAGAGTAAAGTCTGAAACATATTGTCCAGCGGTTTCTCCACCAAGCCTTGTCTTGGGGTTTGAGCTACAGTGATGATGCTTGAACCATCCAGCTCGTTAACTGTGACAGTGGTTCCCGATGTGGTCAGTGTGCCATACATCTGCTAGGAGTGCAGGTGGCCTATTAAGTATGCAGGTTCCCAAATTTCACCTGGTAAAGGAGGCAGCCATCAGCATGAGGTTCCCACCAGAGACATGAATGCAGTTTGCTTCCAGTCACGCCCTCTTTCTAGTTAAATTGTTATCAAGCAGTTGGAACTTTTTTAGAGTCCGGTAACCATTACCCCCTTCATGTGGCGTGATATCTGCCTGTTTGTATGGCAGGGTTTTCCCAGGAAAGCTGGTAGTGGAGAGCAAACTGTGCACCAGCTGACTTATTCCAGTGATGCGTGTGTTTTCCACATGCCCCTGAGCAAGAGCAATAGCTCTGTGACCATTAGCATACAGTAAGCATCCAAGTGAATAAACAAATGCTTTTAGGACTCGAAATGCTGTCTGTAATGCTCCAGGTCTGGTGAAGGCCGGCTGCTTTTTTCATCTGTAAACTCCAGCCTACAAAGTGTTTTATCTATATCACTGGTTAGTTTTTAACAGCCTAGATAATTTTAAGGTTTGTTTACCTGCTGATGCTCTAAAAGCTGTTAGATGGCTGTAGTGAGAGCAGAAGAgactatttcttttcattaaacaGCAGAGATGGCATGTAAGAGCTTTGCTTGCTGATGACACAGTTTTGTTCAAGGTTGAAAAAGCGGGAAACAGCTGTTTCTTGGGGGTAGGAGTTTACCTGCAACTTGTACAAAATCATGATGACCCAAGCTACAAGTTCGGTGCTCTGAGGGCCTATACAGATGATAAATAGGATGATTTTTATAAGGGGTGCAGGTAGCTTCTTACCTATACTCCTCATCCATCATTTGCTACTCAGGTAATGATAGATGTTATTTACCTGCATACAGCTTTATAAATTATGAACCCTGCACACAAGTGCAGAAATTTTTTATTAAGGAACGATGATGTTTCTTTCCTCACAGGCTAGTCGATGCAATCTGTTGGCATTTTGCTATGCATGTAATGAACATGCATTATTCATGTGGGGATGTGAGAGTGTCTCtgctttaatttattatttatttcttaaagcCACCCTTGCTAGTAATCTCCTGAACTGCATGTGATTCTTGATGTGTAAGGCGAGAACTGCTGAGAGGGTAGATCACTTGCGCTTACAGTACTGCTCTCCTGGCATAAGATCAGTATTGGACTGAGGTCCTGTGCTTCCACCTTGCTACTGGCAGAAGCTGAGAGTAAATAGGTGGTCCTGCACTATTGTTGCCTGACATAGGCTCCTCTGTGAATGCTCAACAACAGTACATTAGGCAATAGTTGAAGTATGGTAACTCTTTTGTTCTTGAACAGTTTCCTGCGAGGCAGTCATGCTGGGCAAATATCATACTAGTGGTAATCTGAATGTGCTCCCCTACCGTGAGAAGAAATAAGCCAGAATGCCAAGGATGGTAAAGGGTTTGAATCATCTTTTACTCGTCATTATTCCTTGCTGAATTTGCTTTTGCAGGAGGTTCTGGAAGCTGTGGTGTCCTGATGCCTGCAGTCCCTTCCCAGAGCTCCCTTTCCCTTGAGCTCTCCAAGATCACCCGGTTTGTCTTGCGTTAATGTTTGCCCTAAAGATAAATTTGGTCAGTCACAGTATCCAGAGTAGTTAACAATGAAGTGCAAAATGTTGGTGCTCCAAAGAATGTAAAACTTGCTGTGGATTTTGTTGGGTCAGTGGGGAAAAGATTGTGCTGTAGCTCTTGACATTTCAAAAGACAAATGTCCTCAGTTTGGTCTTCTGCTGGAGACTGCCACTTACTGAAGTCCTAAATGACAGGTTCAGCTAAAGGGAAAGACTCGCCTATGTCCTAAAATGCCTCTAACATAAGATGTTAAAAATGAAGTATATTATTGGAAGCATTCCAACTCATCTCATCTTAGAAAAGAGTACGTGCTCAGGAGACAGAGGTTTCTTGAGCTGCTGGACACACAACCATAGAGGTTTTACAGACAATCTTCATACCTTATCTGATAGTATGAAACAAATGGTATTAGGAAAATGTTTAGTACTGTTCAACTATGtgctctgtggctgctgctctTCACATTCTGTGGCAGAAAGAGGTAAAacgtcaattttttttttttcttaagaagaaaaGTTCATTTCTGAAGTCTTTTGGTCACCCTTGTAAGATATATCAGTTAACAGTGAACTGCTGATTTGTTGCAACATATGtgtaaatatttttagcacaagtgtcttgttttgaattttcttataaaaataaatgaatctttGATTTCAAGTAGGTCATAATGCTTTTGCGTTccttaataaaatagaaattaattctgaatgtTTCTGGGAATATATTAATGCTTCAttcacctttttcttccttccacacCTAGGAAAAATATTGTGGTGTGTTCTAGAGGAAAAAGCTCTCATGAAAGCCTGAGACAGTGACGTGATTTTTCTCCCCTAAGTAACTGCTGaatgtgaaaaataataaaaaaaacccaacaaaacaaaaagctgcaaGAGTCAAGGCTATAGACCCTCTCACATTACAGAAATGCAATCCAAGAAGACTACTGTCTTTAGATAATATTAGTGGCAGTATTTACTAACCTCGTAAAAAGTACTTGATGAAGAGAAAACTGTTAAAGTCCTGTGCGGCTGATGATTAGAGAAGACTAGAAGGGCTTGGTAGACTAAGGTTTTGTTCACTTCATGCCACGCAATTCAAAGAAGATCCAAAATGAGTAACTGTAAATTCTGTAGTTCTCAGTTTCTCTGGCTTTCATGAACTTCCATGTTTCAGTTTTAAGTCAGAGGAGAAGTGGGGCTTCTCCTTTGGTAGAAATACAGCAAGCTGCTGCAGAAGTGGTAGGTGTGTGTACTGGGGTTATGAGCGCACTTTCGCTTTTTCAAGTTTTGACAAAATTCTTGTCAATCTGATTTGTGTGAGGAACTGATAGCTCCGTAGGGATTTCCTAATGGAACAGGCAAATGGGTTGCCTTTTTTCATGTTCTGCTTGTAGCTGGAGTTCGTTAATTGAGGTTTTCGGGATGACAAATGTCAGACGTGGTGTGTTTTGAAGTGTAGAGAGGTgttgacaaattattttttaacatgttttaataTTGTCCCAAAGTTTTGGAATACATCTCCCCTTGTTAATCCTTTAAACTATGTGTAAAACTTTGCTTCTATTTGCTCCAGAAAACAGTGTGAGTGACGTGTGAATATCCTATGGATTGAATTTGGGACTTGAATACATAGTTTAGTATTTAACTAGTATTGTTACTCTTGCATCTTCAAAGCAAAAATGGCacaagttgtggggttttttggactTGGATCTCTGTAGTAAACAGCCCATCTTCTCTGCCTTTGGTAGCTTTGGAAAGTCCGTAAGCACAAACTTCCATTTATGTGGTATCTCTTCTCGTCGGAAATGTGAGAGTGCATGAATGATGGCTATTAATGTAATGTGCAACTCGGCTGTTATCGTAGTCTCTTTCCTTTTTGAACCTGCAAGTTCAAATGAGACCTAATTTATGCTTCCAgtgaactgaatttttttttaaactgatgcatGCATATTTCTTATCAAGAGTACTGATGTACTGTTTGCTGTGACTGCAGGTTTTTGTCATTTGTTTATGATAATGTGTGCTAAGTGGCTGTGAATcccaccagctttttttttttttttgctgaatctTACTGcctttgtggttttctttttaaatatttgcctttcGGTGTTTGTGTGGTATAGGATGACCAGTCACACAAGAGTGTCAAAATTAACTGGTTTACAAACAGCCTGGAACTTAAATGCTGTTGATCTTATCTAGTCAGCAAATATTTACCATTGTACTGACTGAATTTCATGTCTTACACAGGACTGTGCCTGTTGATGGTATTAAACAATTAATCATTGTGTTCATTAAGACAGTTTTTTCCACTGGATTCTATTTTGAAATTCAAGATGTCTGTTGTTCATGTTGAACATGATGTTGATGAAATGAATGCAGCGAGAAGAAGAAACTTGCCCATCCTGCCCCTTGTAACCTTTTCCAGCAAGGAGGGAAGATGATTCTGCTACAGATTCACACTCTGCCTCTCCAACTCTGAATGTGACTGAAAAGGACACAATTATTGCTAATTCGATGATGGTCTATATGATATATGCAACTGTCCCTTACCTTTTTTGATCATTAATAATGGGTTTAGACTGTAAACATTGCTTTACATCCCTCCCATCAATGAAACTGAGTTATTAAAAAGATATGAATGTCTGGAGTAGTAGGTGCCCCTTTGGTTCTTTGGGAATGCTGGCAATATGTTAGGCTCCAGGTAGTGCATACTCTAAGTTTAGATTAAAAAAGGCACTTGAAACTTCATCTTCCAGCTCTGCCTTCCATTTGTTGCACTGATTTGCTGCTTGAGCTTGGGTACTAATTTTCCTCTTGCCTCTGCATATCCATGTTTCAGCTTCAGTGGAATGTGCATAGAAATAGGGTGCTTGCCTCCTATTTCTTTGAAGAAACTCCTTCAGAGTCGGTCCTTAGATGAAGCAGGACTGTGTAAACAGAAAGGGTGCTGTCATTTAGAAATGTTGTGGTACTTGCCTCCCAGAGGGCTTGGTATCAGTTCAGCAGTTAGTTTGCTGAGCATGGATCTTCCTTACTTTATTAAAGAAGCCTGATGTTACCTTGCTGCCTTCAGTGTTAAGGATATGTTTCCCCTGAAAACTTTACAGTTGTTTACAGTTGTATGCTGAGAGTGGGAATTCGGAGCACCTGTGGGAAAGCTGTATCACTGAGAGGGTGCTTTGGCTCTTAATTCACAGACTGAAAGCTTTAGATCTATCGAAGGACAGCCCTTTTTGATGAGGGAGACTACTGTCCCTTGGAACTTGGGTCAGTGATTTCCAATGTATGTCCCTTAtgctcctttctccttcccctccacctGGCAGTTCCCTGACATTTGTAATGGCACAGTCATTTACGTATCCATGCAACCATAGTAACACGGTGCTTTTGATGACAGGAATTTAATTTGCCAAGGACAATGAGGTGTTGTTAGGCAACTGGGACGTCTGTTTCTGCTGTTTCATGAGAAGCGTGAGGGGGGCTACATTCTGGGAAGGATGAACAGAGCAGGAAGGTGAAATCGAAAGATAAAATTGTTGTTTTGTCTTTGACGGGTTGCTAATGCCCCCTGTGGGAAAACACTCAAAGGGACCTCTTCTTCTGACACGAGGCTTGAAGTTCAATCTAGTTTTATTATCCTGTGTTTATGTTGCCAAGGAAGGATGGGCAAGCACATATATCAGAAGAGTTTTCAACTGAAGACTGCACATCATGGAATTCACTGTTTAAATACTCCATTTTCATCACGAATCTTTTAGACTTAATTAAAAGAGTTTGGGCTTAAAATAATATGGATTTCGACAatataaaaataccttaaaagatatgatgtatttaatttttttgccagCTTGGAAGTAACCATAACTCACACCAGATATTGGTACTGCTATACTCTTTCTGGTGGCAGTTCTTCAGACATCCTAGTTATTTTGTGATATATTTTAACACGGGTAGATTCAAGTCTTTATGTTTGTAGCTGTGAGAATGAGAAGAACCCTTTAgttcaaataattaaaaagcttTGTAAATTTGAACAGAAACCTTGATGCAAGTCCACTGTTCTATTGATTGTCTGCATATCTTTTAGCTCCCAAATCTATGTTGATGACAACATTCATgtattgtgagattttttttaagtagtagcTTTTAGTTCCAAAACCTGTTGCCACAGTTGCTGAAAGCAATTGAAGAATATAAGAATACCTGATTGTCAATGTCTATAATTCTCCTTTTTGAAATGGTTAATACTTGAACCCAAAGCATTATGAATATAGCGATTAATTAAGcaaaatgaatacaaaatattCATCTGGGTTCAGACCTGAAAGTTTTGCTAATAGTTGTGGATAACAATAGTCTTCTGAAGGCCACAGAGTTTTATGAATAATTCTCCAAACTCATTAACTGATTCTATCTTCGAGGATACAgccatttctttcccatttctttgtTTGCTCCATTGTTGAAAAAATTTTCTCTGAATAAAGATCTGCCGAGCACACCTGCAGAAAGAAAAGTACGGTGGACTTCTCACCCCCATCTGGATGGTATAGAAGTCCCAGAAAGTTCCTTGTGTGCAAACATTGGCCCAAGTGTCTGAAGTTTGTGAAATCTGGACAAATAACTTCTAGTAGAAGGCCTGCTTAGCTTGAAAAGCCTGTTCATGCATAAAATAAGATCTCTTGGCTCAGCCTTATCATTCAGAGTCTGTGAAATCTCAGAATAAAATGagacctattaaaaaaaaaaaaggcaggaggatAAGAATAGTACGAAATCTAGTTTATAGCTCAGAACTTCTCAAGAACAAGTGCGAGAGAAACCTTTAAATATTTAAGACACAAAAGCaggttttgaacttttttttttagtgccagCAGTCTGTTCACATTCACTTCTGGCAAGATTTGGAAAAGATGATTCTTTTGTGTAACTGTTTTGTGACTGTTCATttaagtatgtgtgtgtatgtgggtcATGAAGTCAATAAAAACTGTTTAAGACTTGTAACAAATTACAGATGGTGGAAAAGAAAGGTAACAGAACAAGCATTCTTAGGAATGTGTTTTTTCTGTAGAAGAGTGGTGGTTGGGTCTTCTGATGTGGTGGAAAGATGAACTGGCAACTGAGCTGATATTGTTAAGAAATAGAACACAGAACACAAATTCGATTTTGAAGATGTTCGAGGATCCGTTTTCCTTTATACACCTATCACGACACACTGCTGCTGTTCAAACTGTATAGAGCTTCTTTCACTGCAAAATTgactcttatttttcttcattatacaGAAGTCTTGCAAATAGTGcaaaattgatttttgtttttttcatctccaGATTTGAACAAAGTGGCGTGTGATCAGAACACCTGTTTTTCAGTcagtagaaaaatgtttcttttgtatttgggAGCAGTGAGATGGAGGAGTGGTGGAAGTAAACTCTTCAAAGATATAGTTGTTAAAAGGCATGGttaatctgtatttaaaactCTTCATTAGTTTCTGAAGTAGTAAGTAATGTTATGAGTCTGAGTGTTTGCATGAGAATTGAGGGAAAACTACAGGGTATAAACCTTAAAGTTATGTTTAGTGTCTTTGAAATTATAAGAGAGAAAGGGACACACTGGGCCTCTGTACCCTAAAATTTAAGCCTTGTCCAAAATCAAGTTTATTATTGGTGAGATTTGGAATGAGATAAGCTTGTTTTGCTGATTtcctgagttttttttttttttaaacagcttttggcCTTCTCTGTAGATACAAAACTGACATGACTATCTAAAATCTTCCCCCCATTACTCTTCAGTACAAATCATACCTTTCTTACCTCCTTATATTATCTCCAGTATAACAACAGTAACTTCTTGTTATGCCATCTAAAAGGAACACTGTCATTTTAAAAGCAGGTCAACTTAAAATGGACTGAAAAGCATAATAAAACAATAGGCTTTGCATTCAACTGCTCTGTACGTTTTAGGGAATTGAATAGCTGCACTGTCTAATATTCAGAATGTTGCAAACGTTTTCTTTGTGTGAAAAGCTCACAAACTTTTGCAAAGCTTCCATGCAAAAACACTGTTGTAGTGAAACATAGCTCATGTTGAATACCATCAAATAGACAAGTGGGTAAAAACTAATTTCTCTCTCCTGGTCTGAGTTTGTTTTCATTGCTTGTAATCTGGTGTTCATATGTGACAAGGGGGTAAGGTGTTGTATTGCAATGTGTTGCAATATCTGGATTCCTTTAAATTTTAAACCTTGATTTGGAGGGCTTCCTGAACGAGAGTTTTAGTGATGGGTGGGTGAGCGTGAAAAGGTCTAAAATTTGTCTTGTATAGCTGTCCAAAAGTAAACTTTCACATGGGGTTACCAGCATTGCAGGTGCTATTATTAGGTTGTGATATATTGGGATTTCTCCTTTGGTAAGTTTTGATATACCTGCTTGATCTGAATTGATATGGCAAAGTtttgtgggaggtttttttaatgaagaaacaaGTAGTTACAGAAATAGTTCCTGCCATGCTTTCTCCTATCAGAAGGGTGATATAATTCCTTTGAATTAGAA
This genomic window from Accipiter gentilis chromosome 5, bAccGen1.1, whole genome shotgun sequence contains:
- the GRAMD1B gene encoding protein Aster-B isoform X11, translated to MPAANMTETLQLPALQVPEQQVVEGGRAWSSSSTPTLRRKRFKMRRMKKVQEQSLEASRYQDSPSSSKEYLQLPSIEITPSSDEDTPWSNCSTPSASPRRKRFLLRKWLRVREKKEYSESSSQQSSQQSSHDDESSRFLSPHVCEDRPSRKHGDV